Part of the Tolypothrix sp. PCC 7910 genome, GCATGGCAAGAGTTTAGTTAAATTCGCTGCAAATTTTCAACGCTCATTCAAAGCGTCCTAATTTGAGGGTAGGCGAAATTTTGAACTAAGACTGCTTGTCGAAGATAAATTTAAACAAGGGATTGGGTATTGGGGAACTCGGGGCCCCCTCTGGGGATAAGGGGTAATGGGGATTGGGGGAGATGAGGGAGATACGGGAGAATACTAAACGAATTTCTTAATTACGAATTACGAATTACGAATTACGAATTCTTATAAGATACATAGACTAATGCCGCAATTTGGATAGGAAGAAAAGCAATTAGGCTTTTTAAAAAATAGTTGATCTCTAGATTAGACATGGTGATGAAATATGCCGCACCAACTAGCAATAAAAAGGCTAACGAAAATTTTTGATGTTTAATGTTGAGCATAATGGTAGATATAAGTTTTTAATATCGCAATCCTATCTAATTTCTCAGAATCAGTAAACTTCAGATACCCGACTTATTTAATAAGCCGGGCATCTCAATTTTTATGCATGATTTACGATTCGTATATGCATTTAGAATATATAGCCATAAATATCAGTTAAATTGTGAGCTATAAATTTAAAACCACCCCTGCTTATTCACAAAATAGGTATCTACGAATTCTTCTTGGGACTTGTTTAAATAGATCATGCCTTCAATTAAGCCTACAAGTTGCATAATTAACAAAGTAAATCCGTAGGTAAAAGTACCGCCAACTACTGTGATAACTAGCATAATGAAGCCTTCTGGAGCATACCCGAGAATAAACTTATGAACTCCAAAACCTCCAAAAATAATGCCACAGTAACCAGCGATGAGTTGTTTGTTTGTTTGGCTCGAGTTTAGATTTGCCATATTGAGTACTGCTCCTGAAGAAATAGGGGGTAATCTAAAATGATTCTTTCAGAAAAAAAGTAAATATATTCACTGAGGAAATATATTTTTACTTTCCCGAGCGAAAAAGCTCTAATTTAGATAAATAAGCATAGAAAAAGTCTACAATGCCGTCAGAATCGTAAAAATAATGCTTAAGAGTTAATGGTTAAGGGAAAAGGAAAGGAAAAACCTTTAAGCATTACCCTTTAACTTTTTACCCAAACTAAATTCTCTGTTCAAAATGCTGAATCGACTACTTTTGACACAGAGGTTATTTGATATTGTTTGGAAGTATATCGTGCTTAGATATCTGATTAACGTTTGTATCTTTGGTGACAAATCTCAACACATAAGCTTTGCAGAATCTTAGGTGAATTTTTCTCTTGAGGAGAATTCACCCTCAATTATCAGCAAATACTCC contains:
- a CDS encoding TM2 domain-containing protein codes for the protein MANLNSSQTNKQLIAGYCGIIFGGFGVHKFILGYAPEGFIMLVITVVGGTFTYGFTLLIMQLVGLIEGMIYLNKSQEEFVDTYFVNKQGWF